The DNA sequence ACCGGCCGCCCACACCGGCTCAAGCTATCCCCTGATGTACTTCTTCGACGTCGACCTGGGCGAGACCCGCAGTCTGCATCCGCGCTTCAACGCGGCCCTGTCCAACCAGCCCTACCACGTCATCTTCAGTGAAGACCGACGACCTTGATGGTCCTGTACCGCGGCCATCATCTGCTGAGGCGATGGGCACCGAAGCGACTGTCACGAGATCGTCACGAGGCATTGACCTGGACCGGTGGGAGCCGTAGAGTCATGGCAAGCGATTCCGCATGGTGGAGTCGTTCTGCCGCTTAATGGAGATTCCACCTGATCTGCACCGCAGGTTCGTGATCGCCCAGCCGGTCACATTCCCGCATTCCCACCACTTCAGCATCAGATTGACGCCTTCAGCGCCGTCGCCAGGGCGCGAGGTCGGTACTTCCGTCAGTAGCACACTCACAGCGACGCTCGTGAAAGGCAGACGCAATGACGCACTTCATGCCACGCAGACAGTTCCTGGCCCTGGGAGGGAGTCTGGCCGGGGCTTCCCTCCTGGGCGGCTGCGGACTCTTCTCCATGGACCCGAAGAAGGAGAGCAGCGGAGGAGCCGGCAAGAAGGGACTCCAGTCCCCGATTCTGGACGACCGAGTCAAGTCCGGCGCCCTTCCGCCCGTCGAGCAGCGGTTGCCCACCAAGCCCCGGGTCATCCAGCCGCTCCAGCAGGCCGGGATCTACGGTGGGACCCTGCAGACCGGGGACGTGAGCACTGACCCCAGCTGGATGTGGATGACCGTCACCCACGACCATCTGGTCACCTGGGACCCGGGCTACAGCAAGATCATTCCCAACGTCGCCGAAAGCTTCGAGATCGTCGACAATGGGAAGGAGTACGTCTTCACCCTTCGCGAGGGAATGAAGTGGTCCGACGGTGAGCCCTTCAACGCCGACGACCTGCTGTTCTGGTACAAGGAGATCCTGCTCAACAAGAGTCTCACCCCCGTTGTCCCCAGCCAGCTGAAGGTGGGCGACAAACCCTTGACGGTGGAGAAGCTGGGCGAATACCAGGTGAAGTTCTCCTTCCCTTCGCCGAGCGCGCTGTTCTTGGAGCAGCTTGCTCCGCACGGTCCGCCTTTCAGGCTGATGCCCCGGCACTACCTGGAGAAGTTCCACAAGAACTTCAACAAGTCGCTGCCCGATGACTGGGCTGAGACGTTCCTGCAGAAGATGGATGAGCTGGAGAACGTCGACCTGCCAGTGCTCAGCGCCTGGATCCCCAAGAACCCGCACGGCGACGGTGGCCGTCAGGTGTGGCAACGAAACCCCTTCTACTGGAAGGTCGACGCCGACGGCAGTCAACTGCCCTACATTGACGAGGTCGTTTTCACCTTCTTGGAGGAGGGGCCCTTCCTGCTGCGCCTCGCCAACGGTGACATCGACTTCTACCAGCGGGCGGAAATCACGGTGCCCAAGAACCAGCCGGTGCTGAGCGAAGGCCAGAAGGCGGGCGACTACAAGCTGGTCAAGCTCAAGGACCCGAACCACAACACCATCGGCATCTGCTTCAACCTGACCCACAAGGACGCGACGAAGCGCCGGATGTACCAGAACAAGGACTTCCGCATCGGGCTGTCACATGCCATCAACCGTCAAGAGATCATCAACCTGGTCTACCTACGCCAGGGGGAGATCTGGCAGACGGCGCCGCGGCCGGACGTCCCGTTCTACGACTCCGACGACTTTGGGAAGCAGTACACCGAGTTCAACCTGGACTTGGCCAAGCAGCACCTGGAGAAGGCGGGTTACGGCAAGTTGGATGAGAGGAAACGACGTCTCGGCGCCGACGGGAAGCCACTGGTGATCACCGTTCTCTGCCAGTCGCGCTATCCCGACATGATCGATGCCATGGAGTTCATCAAGCGCACCTGGTCTCAGGTCGGTGTGGAGCTGAGAATCGACACCGTGAGCTCGGAGCTGGTGTCGACCCGGATGGACGCCAACGACTACGACTGCACCCTGGACAAGGGCGAGGTCGGCTACCTGGACCTTCTCGGAGATCCGCGGTGGCTGTTCGCGACCGGCGGGTCGTCGTATGCGCCACTCTGGTCTCGTTGGTATGAGGGCGGTACGCCCAACGAGGAGCCACCTGAGGCGATGAAGCGCCAGATGGCGATCTACCGGCAGAAGGTCTTCGCCTCCACTGACAAGGATGTCCAGTACGCCGGCATCCGCGAGATCATCGAGATCGCCCGCGACGAGTTCTGGACGATGGGGATCAGTCTGCCGGGGCAACCGTTTGCGGTGGTGAGCAACCGCATGCATAACGTGCCTGGGGACGACCAGATGTGGCTGTCCTTCAAGGCTCCCTATCCGGCGGTGACCAATATGACCCAGTACTACATCCAGTGACGTGATGCCGCTGCCAGCACCCATGGGCGTCGCAATGTTCTCATTGAAGGGTTTGGTGATCTGATGCTCGGGTTCATGGTGCGGAGGATCCTCTACATGATCCCGACGTTGTTCCTGATCTCGATCGTGGCCTTCGCCATCATCGCCTTGCCGCCGGGCGACTACCTGACCACACTGATCGCCCAGATGCGGGCCCAGGGCGGCGACGTGGATCCGGCACGGATCGCGGCGCTCGAGGTCCGGTACGGATTGAACGAGCCGGTGTACGCCCAGTACCTGAAGTGGATCTCGTCCATCATCATGCACGGGGACTTTGGCCAGTCCTTCCAGCTCAATCGGCCGGTCAGTTCGGTGCTGGCGCAGCGCCTCCCGTTGACCGTCACCATTGCCGTCTTCACCCTGCTCTTCACCTGGGTGGTCGCCTTTCCGGTCGGGGTGTACTCGGCCGTCAAGCAGTACACGTTGGGTGACTACGTCGCGACGACGATCGGATTCCTCGGGCTGGCGGTGCCCAACTTCCTGATCGCCTTGGTGCTCATGTTCATTGGCTATCGCTACTTCGGCCTGAGCGTCGGCGGGCTCTTCTCCCCGGAGTACATTGACGCCGGTTGGAATCTGGGCAAGCTCGTGGACATGTTGAGCCACATCTGGGTGCCCGTCGTGGTGCTTGGTATGGCAGGAACCGCTGGCCTGATCAGGATCCTGCGCGCGAACCTGCTGGATGAGTTGCGCAAGCCCTATGTCGTCGCCGCCCGCGCGAGAGGCGTTCCCGAGCGTCGGCTGATCATGAAGTATCCACTGCGGGTCGCCATGAATCCGTTCATCTCGACTGTGGGCTGGATCTTGCCGGTGCTGGTCTCCGGGGAGGTGATCGTGGCCCAGGTGCTGTCGCTGCCCACGACGGGACCCGTTCTGCTCAGCTCGTTGTTGAGTCAGGACATGTATCTCGCAGGATCGATCATCTTGATCATGAGCGTGCTCACCGTCATCGGCACGCTTCTGTCCGATTTCGCTCTGGCCTGGCTCGACCCTCGGGTCCGGCTGCGCGGGTTCTCGGGGTAGGGAGCGCCATGACTGAACATCCGTCCAACGTCGGCGTCGATCCCGCGCTCGATCCTCCCGCAGAGCCGACTTCGCGGTCAGAGCCGCTGCTGATCAAGGAAGCCCCGGCGGCCGAGGAGGCGATCTACACCGCCAGTCAGTCCGAACTGGTCTGGCGGGCGTTCAAGAAGCACAAACTGGCCATGGTCGGCGCCGTTGTCGTCATCCTCTTCTACCTGATCGCATTGTTCGCCGAGTTCCTGGCTCCGTTCAACACCGACAACTTCGACCAGAACTATGCCTACGCGCCTCCGCAACGGATCCACTTTCTGGACACCTCCGACGGGGTGGACTTCGGGCTGTACGTGAACGGCTACACCGCCAAGGTGAATCCCGAGACTCTGGCAGTGCAGTACCAGACGGACAAGTCGGTCAAGATACCCCTCCAGTTGTTCGACCGGTCCGCGGAGCCCTACCGCATGTGGGGGCTCTTCGAGGGGAACGTGCACCTCATCGGCCCGGTCGACAACAAGCAGCCGATGTACCTGCTGGGATCGGACCGCAACGGTCGGGACATGCTCTCGCGGGTCACATACGGGACTCGCGTGTCGATGACGATTGGTCTGGTTGGGGTGACGATGGCCTTCGTCCTCGGGGTAGTGCTGGGCGGTGTGTCCGGCTATCTGGGCGGCAAGATCGACACGGTCATCCAGCGCATCGTCGAGTTCTTCATGTCCGTCCCGTCGCTGCCGCTCTGGCTCGGGTTGGCCGCCGCCGTTCCCTCGGGTTGGGGAGCACTCCAGCGGTATTTCGCCATTACCTCGATCTTGGCCATCTTCGCCTGGACCGATCTCGCCAGGGTGACTCGTGGCCGTTTCATGTCCTTACGCGAGGAGGAGTTCATCACCTCAGCGCGACTCGACGGCAACCGCCCGCACCGAATCATCTTTCGGCACCTGTTGCCACTGTTCACCAGTCACCTGATCGCCTCGCTGACCTTGTCGATCCCGTCCATGATCTTGGCCGAGACGGCCCTGTCGTTCCTGGGGCTGGGTCTGCAACCGCCGGTGGTCAGCTGGGGCGTCCTGCTGCAGGAGTCGCAGAACATCCGCACGGTGGCGACGGCACCGTGGTTGATGTTGCCGGGTCTGGCTGTTGTGGTCGCTGTGCTGGCGTTGAATTTCGTCGGAGATGGGTTGCGCGATGCCGCCGACCCCTACAAGCAGTAGGAGACGCCATGTCACAGCCAGAAATTCTGCTCGAGATCAAGGACCTCAAGACCCACTTCTTCCTGCACGAGGGAATCGTGCGTGCTGTTGACGGTGTGAACCTGACCGTCCCGGCGGGGAAGACGATCTGTGTCGTGGGCGAGTCCGGCTGCGGGAAGAGCATCATGGCGCGGTCGATTCTGCGGCTGATCGAACGGCCGGGACGCATCGTCGGCGGTGAGCTGCTGTGGTCGGGACAGAGTCGTGGCGGTGGCACCGTCGAACAGCGGAACCCGGACGACCAGGGGGCGAAGCGGCCGGGCACTGTCGACCTGGCGACCCTGGACGCGAGCAGCGAGGAGCTCAGAAACATCCGGGGTGCCCAGATAGCCATGGTCTTTCAGGAGCCGATGGCATCCCTTTCTCCCATGTACACGGTGGGCAACCAGCTCACCGAGGCGATCCGGCTGCATCTCCCGATGAGCCCGAGAGAGGCTCGGCAGCGGGGTCTCCAGTTGCTGGAGCATGTGGGCATCCCGCGTGCTTCCCGGATCATGGAGAGCTACCCGTTCCAGCTCTCCGGCGGGATGTGCCAACGCGTCATGATCGCCATTGCCCTGTCCTGCGGGCCGCAATTGCTGATCGCAGATGAGCCGACGACTGCTCTGGACGTGACCACGCAGGCCAGGATCATCGATCTGCTGCGCGACCTGCAGGACGAGACCGGAATGGCCATGATGTTCATCACCCACGACCTCGGGGTGGTTGCGGAGGTGGCGGATGAGGTCGTCGTCATGTATCTCGGCACGGTTGTCGAGCAAGGCAACGTCGACGACCTGTTCCACGATCCCCAGCACCCGTACACCAAGGCCTTGCTGCGCTCGATCCCCAAGATGGGCAGCGGGAGGCGCGAGGCCCTGGCGACCATCCGAGGTCAGGTGCCGCACCCCCAGAACCGGCCGGCGGGGTGCCCGTTTCATCCGCGCTGCGACTATGCGATGCCGGGTCTGTGTGACCAGGTGGAGCCGCCGCTGGTGAAACTGGGACCGCGGCGAGTCTCACGCTGCGTTCTGCACGATCGAGCCTTGATGGCCAGCCATGGTGTGTCAGCTACCGAGCAGAAGGAAGACGCATGAGCGGGGAGGGTCCCAATCAGGTGAGCGACAGTCAGACCTTGCTGAAGGTCGAGGAACTGGCCATGAGGTTCCCGGTCCGTGGCCGAGGGCTGTTCTCACGGACGACCGGCTGGGTGCATGCCGTCAATGGCGTCAGCCTAGAGGTCAAGAAGGGTGAGGTCCTCGGCCTTGTGGGGGAGTCCGGATGCGGTAAGACGACCTTGGGCCGGTGCATCGTGCGCAGTCTGAAGCCCAGCGAAGGACATCTGTACTACCGGCAGCCCAACGGCGAGACGGCCGACCTCGCCACCTTGGGAACTAGTGACCTGCGGCCGCTGCAGCGGCAGATCCGGGTCATCTTCCAGGATCCGTTCTCCTCGTTGAACCCACGGATGACGATCAGGCAGATCGTGGGCGACCCGTTGAAGGCCAGCGGGTTGTCGGGCGGGTCAGAGCTGGAGGACCGAGTAGCAGCGATGCTTCGTCGCGTGGGGCTTTCGCCGGGTCACA is a window from the Microlunatus panaciterrae genome containing:
- a CDS encoding ABC transporter substrate-binding protein yields the protein MPRRQFLALGGSLAGASLLGGCGLFSMDPKKESSGGAGKKGLQSPILDDRVKSGALPPVEQRLPTKPRVIQPLQQAGIYGGTLQTGDVSTDPSWMWMTVTHDHLVTWDPGYSKIIPNVAESFEIVDNGKEYVFTLREGMKWSDGEPFNADDLLFWYKEILLNKSLTPVVPSQLKVGDKPLTVEKLGEYQVKFSFPSPSALFLEQLAPHGPPFRLMPRHYLEKFHKNFNKSLPDDWAETFLQKMDELENVDLPVLSAWIPKNPHGDGGRQVWQRNPFYWKVDADGSQLPYIDEVVFTFLEEGPFLLRLANGDIDFYQRAEITVPKNQPVLSEGQKAGDYKLVKLKDPNHNTIGICFNLTHKDATKRRMYQNKDFRIGLSHAINRQEIINLVYLRQGEIWQTAPRPDVPFYDSDDFGKQYTEFNLDLAKQHLEKAGYGKLDERKRRLGADGKPLVITVLCQSRYPDMIDAMEFIKRTWSQVGVELRIDTVSSELVSTRMDANDYDCTLDKGEVGYLDLLGDPRWLFATGGSSYAPLWSRWYEGGTPNEEPPEAMKRQMAIYRQKVFASTDKDVQYAGIREIIEIARDEFWTMGISLPGQPFAVVSNRMHNVPGDDQMWLSFKAPYPAVTNMTQYYIQ
- a CDS encoding ABC transporter permease, encoding MVRRILYMIPTLFLISIVAFAIIALPPGDYLTTLIAQMRAQGGDVDPARIAALEVRYGLNEPVYAQYLKWISSIIMHGDFGQSFQLNRPVSSVLAQRLPLTVTIAVFTLLFTWVVAFPVGVYSAVKQYTLGDYVATTIGFLGLAVPNFLIALVLMFIGYRYFGLSVGGLFSPEYIDAGWNLGKLVDMLSHIWVPVVVLGMAGTAGLIRILRANLLDELRKPYVVAARARGVPERRLIMKYPLRVAMNPFISTVGWILPVLVSGEVIVAQVLSLPTTGPVLLSSLLSQDMYLAGSIILIMSVLTVIGTLLSDFALAWLDPRVRLRGFSG
- a CDS encoding ABC transporter permease, whose amino-acid sequence is MTEHPSNVGVDPALDPPAEPTSRSEPLLIKEAPAAEEAIYTASQSELVWRAFKKHKLAMVGAVVVILFYLIALFAEFLAPFNTDNFDQNYAYAPPQRIHFLDTSDGVDFGLYVNGYTAKVNPETLAVQYQTDKSVKIPLQLFDRSAEPYRMWGLFEGNVHLIGPVDNKQPMYLLGSDRNGRDMLSRVTYGTRVSMTIGLVGVTMAFVLGVVLGGVSGYLGGKIDTVIQRIVEFFMSVPSLPLWLGLAAAVPSGWGALQRYFAITSILAIFAWTDLARVTRGRFMSLREEEFITSARLDGNRPHRIIFRHLLPLFTSHLIASLTLSIPSMILAETALSFLGLGLQPPVVSWGVLLQESQNIRTVATAPWLMLPGLAVVVAVLALNFVGDGLRDAADPYKQ
- a CDS encoding ABC transporter ATP-binding protein → MSQPEILLEIKDLKTHFFLHEGIVRAVDGVNLTVPAGKTICVVGESGCGKSIMARSILRLIERPGRIVGGELLWSGQSRGGGTVEQRNPDDQGAKRPGTVDLATLDASSEELRNIRGAQIAMVFQEPMASLSPMYTVGNQLTEAIRLHLPMSPREARQRGLQLLEHVGIPRASRIMESYPFQLSGGMCQRVMIAIALSCGPQLLIADEPTTALDVTTQARIIDLLRDLQDETGMAMMFITHDLGVVAEVADEVVVMYLGTVVEQGNVDDLFHDPQHPYTKALLRSIPKMGSGRREALATIRGQVPHPQNRPAGCPFHPRCDYAMPGLCDQVEPPLVKLGPRRVSRCVLHDRALMASHGVSATEQKEDA